One genomic region from Acidobacteriota bacterium encodes:
- a CDS encoding aminopeptidase P family protein: MQAARLDSLLVSALPNVQYLTGFTGSSGALLLTPALAAFFTDSRYDLQSHSEVKCAQVIIGKGDAVMAAARWGSAKQLGRVGYDSGTLSVDQFGKLREVFVGAGSANRAKARLVSAAGQVEALRMVKDPDEIELIRKAVHLGSRCFEETLLLLKNGITETELAAEIEYRMRLYGGEKTAFETIIAFGDRTALPHARPTSCRLKPNEFVLFDLGVILSGYCSDMTRTVYWGKAPAKAKAMYRAVLESQLASEDSVRAGIECGTVDRAARRVLEKRGFGHYFTHSTGHGLGIEVHENPRVAAKQSAVLEEGMAITIEPGAYIPGVGGVRIEDVVIVRKNHGEVLTQTAKSFLEL; the protein is encoded by the coding sequence ATGCAGGCCGCACGGCTAGATTCATTGTTAGTTAGCGCGCTACCCAATGTGCAGTATCTGACTGGGTTTACAGGCAGCTCTGGAGCCCTGCTGCTGACGCCTGCACTGGCGGCTTTCTTTACGGATTCACGCTACGACCTGCAATCACACTCCGAAGTAAAGTGTGCCCAGGTGATCATCGGCAAAGGGGATGCGGTGATGGCCGCCGCTCGCTGGGGCAGCGCGAAGCAGTTAGGCCGAGTGGGCTATGACAGCGGTACCCTCTCCGTTGACCAGTTTGGAAAGTTGCGCGAGGTATTCGTGGGTGCCGGAAGCGCGAATAGGGCTAAGGCACGGTTGGTCTCCGCCGCAGGACAGGTGGAAGCCCTGCGCATGGTCAAGGACCCCGATGAAATTGAATTGATACGCAAGGCAGTACATCTGGGTTCGCGTTGCTTTGAGGAGACGCTGCTCCTGCTGAAGAATGGCATCACAGAAACCGAATTGGCGGCCGAGATAGAATATCGGATGCGGCTCTATGGTGGTGAAAAAACAGCCTTTGAGACCATTATCGCATTTGGAGATCGGACCGCGCTGCCGCACGCACGCCCCACCTCTTGTCGGCTCAAACCAAATGAATTCGTACTATTCGACCTCGGTGTTATACTGTCCGGGTACTGCAGCGACATGACCCGAACCGTCTACTGGGGCAAGGCTCCGGCGAAGGCCAAGGCCATGTACAGGGCGGTTTTGGAATCCCAATTGGCCTCCGAAGATTCGGTTCGCGCTGGGATTGAATGTGGGACGGTGGACCGGGCAGCGCGGCGGGTCCTGGAAAAGCGAGGGTTTGGCCATTACTTCACCCACAGCACCGGCCACGGCTTGGGAATTGAGGTACACGAGAACCCCCGTGTGGCTGCCAAGCAATCCGCTGTCTTGGAAGAAGGAATGGCTATTACCATTGAGCCGGGTGCCTATATTCCCGGCGTTGGCGGCGTCAGGATTGAAGATGTGGTAATTGTCCGAAAAAATCACGGAGAAGTATTAACGCAAACTGCCAAGAGTTTTCTCGAACTGTAG
- a CDS encoding type IV pilus secretin family protein, translated as MKIDAIKATQGDTLMKYRGGFFLLFVMSMLAAPTATVAAGSASGKLLGLKTDVDAQATTITLQLPSAVSFTPSQVSPKLYLLDLSGVSTDLSADSQLVQSPLVNSYLVFSYQGADNKPHVGVELTLKEEAEITPRAIAGGLQVQVVKTSARAGRTMSAPASAAVPASKLASKVSVEPVAVSANKVVTLREVSVIQPENGEGLEVEIIADGEMTFKTMKLSNPDRLVLDLPNTINRIKQSELAVGTTPLQTVRIAQYKSKPPMARVVMDLDGKVTYDIRKEATGLVVAPQSAAVGAGNQTPATPLKAASIESAAKQTSEAKNDHSISQPKPLLVASNNGAGVGAVPAGDSHSAEPLAWKSEPMNASAKAVVNAPEKAQDAPASFAETAMKPAPAMAIAVSGNTDSAAAEQSGLVLMAQRAAQPSVLMAQATPARPAPAAAPSAAQSPNYTGEPISLNLKDVDLKDFFRLMHEVSNLNIVLDPAVSGMVTIVLDEVPWDQAMDVILRNNQLGKEVTGNVVRIAKLSTIESEKRQQETLARASQQAEPTDTVTRTLSYARAADLITLLKRFLTARGDLVADPRTNTLIITDIAEAITRVDRLISGLDRKTQQVEIEARIVAAGRSFARDIGSQLAASGLSGNVVLGGAGIVGASPTSRGITPPLFIGTPPDPPIPGEAPSFANVAQPLAVNLGAVGATSGFSFLLSGGSNFALDAIITAAEGRGLGKLLSRPKIITQNNVQASVEQGVRVPIQTSVNNTIAVQYINATLRLTVTPQITAEGTIFLKAEIENTSINDGIPRILGIPALNTQAANTEVLVSDGGTVFFGGIIQTSNTLTEQEVPLLGSIPLVGNLFKRKFTRSQTDELLFFITPKIVQG; from the coding sequence ATGAAGATCGATGCAATTAAAGCCACGCAGGGAGATACATTGATGAAGTATCGAGGTGGATTTTTCCTCTTGTTCGTGATGAGCATGCTCGCGGCCCCGACCGCAACAGTTGCCGCCGGTTCGGCGTCAGGAAAACTGTTGGGGCTGAAGACTGACGTGGATGCGCAGGCAACCACCATCACGCTGCAGTTGCCTTCGGCGGTTTCGTTCACTCCATCGCAGGTGAGCCCCAAGCTCTACCTGTTGGACCTATCCGGAGTCTCGACCGATCTGTCAGCCGATAGCCAACTTGTCCAATCCCCGCTGGTAAACAGCTACCTGGTATTTTCGTACCAAGGGGCAGACAACAAGCCTCATGTCGGCGTCGAGTTGACCCTCAAGGAAGAAGCTGAAATTACGCCGCGAGCAATAGCCGGGGGCTTGCAGGTTCAGGTGGTGAAAACTTCGGCGCGTGCGGGTCGCACTATGTCGGCCCCGGCGAGCGCAGCGGTCCCAGCCAGTAAGCTTGCTTCTAAAGTATCGGTCGAACCGGTTGCGGTAAGCGCGAACAAGGTGGTTACTTTACGGGAAGTCTCCGTCATTCAGCCAGAGAACGGCGAAGGCCTCGAAGTGGAGATCATTGCTGATGGCGAGATGACCTTCAAGACGATGAAGCTGTCCAATCCGGACCGTCTTGTTCTCGATCTGCCCAATACGATCAACCGGATCAAGCAATCCGAGTTGGCGGTTGGCACCACGCCTTTGCAGACCGTGCGTATTGCGCAGTACAAGAGCAAGCCGCCGATGGCCCGTGTGGTAATGGACCTGGATGGAAAAGTAACATACGATATTCGCAAGGAAGCCACGGGACTGGTTGTGGCCCCGCAATCAGCGGCGGTCGGAGCGGGTAACCAGACTCCCGCGACACCTTTGAAGGCTGCCTCAATTGAATCTGCCGCGAAGCAGACATCTGAAGCAAAAAATGACCATTCGATCTCTCAGCCTAAGCCGTTGCTGGTGGCTTCTAACAACGGTGCCGGTGTCGGTGCAGTTCCGGCTGGGGACTCTCATTCAGCCGAGCCCTTGGCATGGAAATCCGAGCCAATGAATGCTTCAGCGAAGGCTGTGGTGAATGCTCCGGAGAAAGCTCAAGATGCTCCCGCCAGCTTCGCCGAAACGGCGATGAAACCTGCTCCTGCCATGGCGATCGCGGTGTCTGGCAATACGGACAGCGCTGCGGCGGAGCAGTCCGGATTGGTCTTGATGGCACAGCGAGCTGCACAGCCTTCAGTACTCATGGCCCAGGCTACTCCCGCCCGCCCGGCGCCAGCGGCGGCTCCTTCCGCTGCCCAGTCCCCCAATTATACAGGTGAGCCGATTTCATTGAATCTGAAGGACGTGGATTTGAAGGATTTCTTTCGGCTCATGCACGAGGTAAGCAACCTGAACATTGTGCTCGATCCCGCCGTGTCTGGGATGGTGACGATCGTGCTGGATGAAGTTCCATGGGATCAGGCCATGGATGTTATTCTGCGCAACAATCAGCTCGGTAAGGAAGTAACTGGAAATGTTGTGCGTATCGCCAAGCTCTCGACGATTGAATCCGAAAAAAGGCAACAGGAAACCTTGGCCAGGGCTAGTCAGCAGGCCGAGCCCACGGATACTGTTACGCGCACCCTGAGCTATGCGCGGGCGGCCGATCTAATCACACTCTTGAAGCGCTTTCTGACTGCTCGTGGCGACCTGGTGGCTGATCCGCGCACCAATACCCTGATAATCACCGACATTGCCGAGGCCATCACCCGCGTTGATCGCCTGATTTCCGGACTCGACCGCAAGACGCAGCAGGTGGAAATCGAAGCTCGCATCGTGGCGGCCGGCCGCTCGTTTGCTCGCGACATTGGTTCGCAATTGGCGGCCTCCGGATTGAGCGGAAATGTGGTGTTAGGCGGTGCCGGCATTGTCGGTGCCAGCCCCACATCTCGAGGTATTACGCCACCGCTGTTTATTGGAACGCCTCCCGACCCTCCGATTCCCGGCGAGGCGCCTAGTTTCGCCAACGTTGCCCAGCCGTTGGCCGTTAATCTTGGAGCGGTGGGCGCCACCTCCGGATTCAGTTTCTTGTTGAGTGGCGGCAGCAATTTTGCGCTGGACGCCATTATTACCGCAGCGGAAGGACGAGGCTTGGGCAAGCTCCTCTCCCGTCCGAAGATCATCACGCAGAACAACGTGCAAGCCAGCGTGGAGCAAGGCGTCCGCGTCCCCATTCAAACCAGCGTCAACAACACCATCGCCGTGCAGTACATCAATGCGACGTTACGCTTGACTGTTACTCCGCAGATCACTGCGGAGGGCACCATTTTCCTGAAGGCGGAAATCGAAAACACCTCGATCAACGACGGTATCCCGCGCATCCTGGGTATTCCTGCCTTGAATACGCAGGCAGCTAACACCGAAGTCCTGGTCAGTGATGGCGGCACGGTGTTCTTTGGCGGCATTATCCAAACCAGCAATACGCTGACCGAACAGGAAGTCCCGCTGCTGGGCAGCATCCCGCTGGTGGGCAATCTGTTCAAGCGCAAGTTCACCCGCAGCCAGACTGACGAACTGCTCTTCTTCATCACTCCCAAGATCGTTCAAGGGTAA